In the genome of Ammospiza nelsoni isolate bAmmNel1 chromosome 7, bAmmNel1.pri, whole genome shotgun sequence, one region contains:
- the TANK gene encoding TRAF family member-associated NF-kappa-B activator, which yields MDKNIGEQLNKAYEAYRQACMERDHAVKELQQKTENYMQQIREQQEKIELQNSIIAKLKSQLAALNANRGNAHPYILMHEDIETSNLPFRQLSEKLNIAKQREKLLKEQLDSESMKLKQLEDKSNQKERKLLSIISNQDDKIRNLESKLQELNEAQKGIQKPAYKREVKSKKVVPDKPELSLGISGISPERENLETIFQDMKEECHRICMLAREQTDQLSIFKIKPEPETEIQFSMPIQCTDKTDEQAEELFKPRVIKDINRGASCITSITPRGVGQDEDNNSVESLSKFNVKFPPTDNDSAFLQSTQEKPTVPCAGISENMLQDHHFNLEHRDRAVNLSKLEPNSFEAHGIDLMASALHSLTTVDKTNLSDHAKMPIENICDKPCLKKTDSGFTFVPKHTNQGVPEVIFSLEAAGTTVRGPHQPIWQPQDNDLLAQAYADSELNQCGICEFCREVFPPSLTSKEDFLRHLNSHFKVQS from the exons ATGGACAAAAACATTGGAGAGCAGCTTAACAAAGCTTATGAAGCCTATCGACAAGCATGCATGGAGAGAGACCATGCTGTGAAAGAGCTACAGCAAAAA ACAGAAAACTACATGCAGCAAATACgtgaacagcaggaaaagataGAGCTTCAAAACAGCATTATTGCAAAACTGAAATCACAGTTGGCTGCTCTGAATGCTAATAGAG gcaATGCACATCCTTACATTCTGATGCATGAAGACATTGAAACATCCAACTTACCTTTCAGGCAGCTCTCTGAAAAACTGAATATagcaaagcaaagagaaaaactcCTAAAG gaACAGTTAGACAGTGAGAGCATGAAATTGAAGCAACTTGAGGACAAAAGCAatcaaaaggaaaggaagcttTTATCTATTATTTCCAATCAAGATGATAAAATAAGAAATCTGGAAAGCAAATTGCAAGAATTAAATGAAGCACAAAAGGGTATACAGAAGCCAGCGTATAAAAGGGAG GTGAAAAGTAAGAAAGTTGTTCCAGATAAGCCTGAATTATCTCTAGGGATCTCTGGTATTTCACCTGAAAG AGAGAATCTGGAGACTATTTTCCAGGACATGAAAGAAGAGTGTCATCGAATATGTATGCTAGCCAGAGAACAAACAGACCAACTGAGTATATTTAAGATAAAGCCAGAACCTGAAACTG aaatacaGTTTTCCATGCCGATACAGTGCACAGATAAAACTGATGAACAAGCAGAAGAGCTTTTTAAGCCTCGGGTTATAAAGGATATAAATAGAGGTGCATCATGCATCACATCTATCACACCAAGAGGAGTGGGCCAAGATGAGGACAACAACTCTGTAGAATCACTTTCTAAATTTAATGTCAAGTTTCCACCTACAGACAATGACTCTGCTTTCTTGCAGAGCACTCAGGAAAAACCAACAGTTCCTTGTGCTGGTATATCTGAAAACATGCTTCAAGATCATCATTTTAACCTGGAGCACAGAGACCGTGCTGTTAACCTCAGTAAATTGGAACCTAACTCATTTGAAGCTCATGGCATTGATCTCATGGCCTCAGCTTTACACAGTTTAACCACTGTTGACAAAACAAACCTCTCAGATCATGCAAAGATGCCCATAGAAAATATCTGTGACAAaccatgtttaaaaaaaacagacagTGGTTTCACATTTGTACCTAAGCACACAAACCAGGGTGTACCTGAAgtcattttttctttagaagCTGCTGGAACAACTGTCAGAGGTCCTCATCAG cCCATTTGGCAGCCTCAAGACAATGATTTGCTGGCACAAGCATATGCAGACTCTGAACTGAATCAGTGTGGAATATGTGAATTCTGTCGAGAAGTTTTCCCACCATCTCTAACATCTAAGGAAGATTTTCTTCGGCATCTCAATTCCCACTTTAAAGTACAGTCTTAA